A single region of the Sulfurospirillum arsenophilum NBRC 109478 genome encodes:
- a CDS encoding nickel/cobalt transporter translates to MLKKFLFAFLFLALPYQLCACALCALYTPSATIKINLEGTPSKIETITFQWTFSQDFINTLIARYDENHNNKLDPKELERIKIILENYIAKRHYLTNIEYVSGASTQAEVKKIPIKIVNKSFWQEADTLIFRFTTKVNQEVTAGDELSFVTEDKEEYFKFLVHTVTHTISEPFSMEFNLFNHIAFTKITSGTAIQTTTPPSEPLVKEVTPQLPKELPASMSWLQSRLTHMQQTIQAAITNLKEKGTFTAYVLFLGISFLYGLLHAAGPGHGKALVSSYLFASQHRYTKALSMAALIGIVHTFAAFLLTLIIFALFDLFFNAFFADVTYYATKLSAFAIIGIAGYLGWQKIQAIKRTPKRVSFSAHPFTCKCSSCSPKSQSTDWGVVLSAGVIPCPGTITIFIFALNTGAYLLGFLAALSMSLGMSSVIALTAIATVFTKNRFQTKSPKILIYSETISLMIMLGLGFILLIA, encoded by the coding sequence ATGTTAAAAAAGTTTCTTTTTGCATTTTTGTTTTTAGCCCTACCCTATCAGCTGTGTGCCTGTGCGTTGTGTGCCCTCTATACACCCTCGGCAACGATTAAAATCAACCTAGAGGGAACGCCTTCTAAAATTGAGACTATAACCTTTCAATGGACATTTAGCCAAGATTTTATTAACACACTGATAGCGCGTTACGATGAAAATCATAACAACAAACTTGATCCCAAAGAGTTAGAGCGCATTAAAATTATCTTAGAAAACTATATAGCAAAGCGTCATTACCTCACAAACATTGAATACGTCAGTGGTGCGAGTACGCAAGCAGAAGTCAAAAAAATTCCCATTAAAATTGTCAATAAATCTTTTTGGCAAGAAGCCGATACACTGATTTTTCGCTTTACAACAAAGGTCAATCAAGAAGTTACCGCAGGCGATGAACTCTCTTTTGTAACGGAAGATAAAGAGGAGTATTTTAAATTTCTCGTGCATACGGTTACCCATACCATAAGTGAACCTTTTTCAATGGAATTCAATCTTTTCAACCATATTGCTTTCACCAAAATAACGAGTGGTACAGCGATACAAACAACCACACCACCCTCAGAACCACTCGTAAAAGAAGTAACGCCACAACTACCAAAAGAACTTCCAGCTTCGATGTCATGGTTACAATCACGCCTAACCCATATGCAGCAAACTATCCAAGCAGCCATCACGAATTTGAAAGAAAAAGGCACCTTTACAGCTTATGTGCTCTTTCTAGGCATCTCTTTTTTATATGGGCTACTGCATGCCGCTGGTCCTGGGCATGGTAAAGCACTCGTTAGCTCTTACCTTTTTGCCTCACAGCATCGCTACACCAAGGCCCTTAGTATGGCAGCACTCATTGGCATCGTGCATACCTTTGCAGCCTTCTTGCTGACACTCATTATCTTTGCACTGTTTGATCTCTTCTTTAACGCCTTTTTTGCCGATGTCACGTATTATGCAACGAAGCTCTCAGCTTTTGCCATTATCGGCATTGCTGGCTACTTGGGCTGGCAGAAAATTCAAGCGATCAAACGCACGCCAAAGCGTGTCTCGTTTTCAGCACATCCCTTTACATGTAAATGCTCCTCCTGTTCGCCAAAGTCCCAAAGTACGGACTGGGGCGTGGTTTTAAGTGCGGGTGTTATTCCCTGCCCTGGAACCATCACTATCTTTATTTTTGCACTCAACACGGGAGCCTATCTCTTAGGTTTTTTAGCGGCTCTTAGCATGAGTTTGGGCATGAGCAGTGTTATCGCCCTAACCGCCATTGCAACCGTGTTTACCAAAAATCGTTTTCAAACCAAAAGCCCAAAAATCCTTATCTACAGCGAGACCATCAGTCTCATGATTATGTTAGGTCTTGGCTTTATACTACTCATTGCTTAA
- a CDS encoding nickel/cobalt transporter, with protein MTLSSIALSFAEANRYFNTELSAHFRAIDEGNLMPMLLIFALSFGYGVVHAIGPGHGKALVAGYLLANPTKRSHVFQIGFLIAIVHALSALLVTLAATYLIQISAMKLFRQVNPPLFQISGALIVLMGCWLLYDVWRSRSITKENVRPHKSRFGVVVLAGVVPCPGVITLCFFAITLGHITIGMIAAVFMSLGMGLTISLAGLLVNTLQKARPIVTQPRWFWALRFVGVLCVIALGIWFLLNPMSTRAF; from the coding sequence ATGACCCTCTCTTCTATTGCCCTCAGTTTTGCTGAAGCAAATCGCTATTTCAATACCGAACTCTCTGCTCATTTTCGAGCCATTGATGAGGGAAACCTTATGCCGATGTTACTTATTTTTGCACTCTCTTTTGGTTATGGCGTAGTTCATGCCATAGGCCCCGGGCACGGTAAAGCGCTGGTTGCAGGCTACCTTTTAGCCAACCCTACCAAACGCTCTCACGTGTTTCAAATAGGCTTTTTAATCGCCATTGTGCATGCACTCTCCGCACTTCTTGTGACACTAGCGGCAACGTATCTGATTCAGATCAGTGCGATGAAGCTTTTTCGCCAAGTCAACCCCCCTCTGTTTCAAATCTCAGGTGCACTCATTGTTCTCATGGGCTGTTGGTTACTGTATGACGTTTGGCGTTCACGTAGCATTACGAAAGAGAATGTTCGCCCCCATAAAAGCCGTTTTGGTGTCGTTGTTTTAGCAGGCGTTGTACCCTGTCCCGGTGTGATTACCCTCTGCTTTTTTGCCATCACGTTGGGACATATCACGATTGGTATGATCGCGGCTGTCTTTATGAGCCTTGGTATGGGTCTCACCATTTCGCTTGCAGGATTGCTGGTTAACACCCTTCAAAAAGCACGTCCTATCGTAACACAACCACGTTGGTTCTGGGCACTGCGCTTTGTGGGTGTTTTATGTGTCATCGCTTTAGGTATTTGGTTTTTACTCAATCCTATGTCCACACGAGCGTTTTAA
- a CDS encoding DUF1007 family protein: MAKYILLFFCFISIGYAHPHTFIDVYLDLRGTELKIKWVFDEMTSTALLEDFDSDHNHIFDAKEVDLFKKEVFNPLEKLSFFTNLKVAKKKITLSPKNIQLSQIGNSFVVEFCVDLKPYEHQKKSIGFWDESFLCALSLESAHIHSTAHYTLKEVDNTYYYGYLLELP; encoded by the coding sequence ATGGCAAAATATATCCTGCTCTTTTTTTGTTTTATTTCCATTGGATATGCACACCCACATACATTTATAGATGTTTATTTAGATCTTAGAGGCACTGAGCTTAAAATTAAATGGGTTTTTGATGAAATGACATCCACAGCATTACTGGAAGATTTTGATTCAGACCATAATCACATTTTCGATGCTAAAGAAGTAGACCTTTTTAAGAAAGAGGTTTTTAATCCTCTTGAGAAACTCTCTTTTTTTACGAACCTCAAAGTTGCGAAGAAAAAGATAACGCTTTCTCCTAAAAACATTCAACTCTCACAAATAGGAAATAGTTTTGTGGTAGAATTCTGCGTTGATTTAAAGCCATATGAACACCAAAAAAAATCTATTGGCTTTTGGGATGAATCTTTTTTATGTGCTCTATCACTTGAATCTGCGCATATCCACTCAACGGCACACTACACCTTAAAAGAAGTCGATAACACCTATTATTACGGATACCTTTTGGAGCTACCATGA
- a CDS encoding YnfA family protein, with protein sequence MDYLKSLGYFVLAGIFEIGGGYLIWLWLREGKGIHYAFIGAAVLVLYGVIPTLQPANFGRVYAAYGGIFIALSLLWGWAVDGVIPDRFDLIGGVIALIGVGVIMYAPR encoded by the coding sequence ATGGACTATCTTAAATCACTGGGCTACTTTGTTCTTGCAGGCATTTTTGAAATTGGTGGAGGCTATCTCATTTGGCTGTGGCTTAGGGAAGGCAAAGGAATTCATTATGCCTTTATTGGCGCTGCTGTTTTAGTGCTTTATGGTGTTATTCCAACACTGCAACCTGCTAATTTTGGGCGTGTTTATGCCGCATATGGCGGTATTTTTATTGCACTTTCCCTACTTTGGGGTTGGGCAGTTGATGGAGTGATTCCTGATCGTTTTGATCTTATTGGAGGTGTGATTGCGTTGATTGGTGTTGGTGTTATAATGTACGCTCCTCGATAA
- a CDS encoding DUF2325 domain-containing protein, with protein MSAVLVIGGDKIDSITSVLQDFSFEKVTHWDARNPSVVKKEIPQDVTLVIMLTNFLNHNAMNKFKNEAKRKAIEFICAKRSESSVFCELCKKYNPNGGCMLEK; from the coding sequence ATGTCAGCAGTACTTGTCATAGGTGGCGATAAAATTGATTCAATAACCTCTGTTTTACAGGATTTCTCTTTTGAGAAGGTCACACATTGGGATGCAAGAAACCCTTCTGTGGTTAAAAAAGAGATTCCACAAGATGTCACGTTGGTGATTATGCTTACCAATTTTTTAAACCACAACGCGATGAATAAATTCAAAAATGAAGCCAAGCGCAAAGCGATTGAATTTATCTGTGCGAAACGTAGCGAAAGCTCTGTCTTTTGTGAACTCTGTAAAAAGTACAATCCTAACGGCGGATGTATGCTCGAAAAATAA
- a CDS encoding EAL domain-containing protein: MSIPTILTYEQFLNYDDICKIIDTQSFWVEYEPIIDMKNGDIYGYEALARFVLNGKQIPPTPVLQVAHQVKELFFRLERALKIMQLSHRPNEGGMLFVNIDPHNFSDGEKIAYWHDLFEDVHDVCIEVTENTDDMQTTLLSHCLDEIQKSGIPIAQDDIGNDQKPFCFDLTKRAQFLKFDRTWLLKIRACSDYQEILKGFLSFAKAQGKKSILEGVESEEDFCVAKALGVDFVQGYIFSHLNISSKIANDKG; the protein is encoded by the coding sequence ATGTCTATCCCTACGATTCTTACATACGAACAATTTCTCAATTACGATGATATATGCAAAATCATTGATACCCAAAGTTTTTGGGTCGAGTATGAACCCATCATTGATATGAAAAATGGTGACATTTATGGTTACGAAGCACTGGCTCGTTTTGTTTTAAATGGCAAACAGATCCCACCCACTCCCGTTTTACAAGTAGCACATCAAGTGAAAGAGCTTTTTTTCAGGCTTGAACGTGCTCTAAAAATCATGCAACTTTCACATCGCCCTAACGAAGGGGGAATGCTGTTTGTTAACATTGATCCGCATAATTTTAGTGATGGTGAAAAGATCGCCTATTGGCATGATCTTTTTGAGGATGTGCATGATGTTTGCATTGAAGTTACTGAAAATACCGATGACATGCAAACAACACTGCTCTCACACTGCTTGGATGAGATACAAAAAAGTGGCATTCCCATTGCGCAAGATGACATTGGTAATGATCAAAAGCCGTTTTGTTTTGACCTTACCAAACGTGCGCAGTTTTTAAAATTTGATCGTACATGGCTTTTGAAAATTAGAGCATGCAGCGATTATCAAGAGATTCTCAAAGGCTTTTTGAGCTTTGCTAAAGCACAAGGTAAAAAGAGCATTTTGGAGGGTGTTGAGAGTGAAGAAGACTTTTGTGTTGCAAAAGCGTTAGGTGTTGATTTTGTGCAAGGTTACATCTTTAGCCACTTAAACATCAGCAGTAAAATCGCTAACGATAAAGGTTAA
- a CDS encoding sensor domain-containing diguanylate cyclase yields the protein MKKKALWLIVSIAFPLLALLFIFLGQNIEKYNNLEQMWARNEAFRAFYMLKGFWNEKKVDLKNTTQSAFDIVINPSQSQEDLLLKFGIDKDLLEKTLQKEPFALLNISKDNRKWAIFTVIESFETPRYGGKIFFVDEVLAKRFSEFLQGSVQFVIFDSSLSLPSSILFFEDKEERYFIQKIGSFTDIYIPFAPSLYLKVTFDRGIFSFMKEDLYKSMFYFIFILGTILILFYILLDRLVLSHIRYISNQIQTIKSSPNDLSLRITCKSKDELGKMVLWINEMLCEIETSQRKALGDKEVLLEEERNFLQTIIDSWQHALLVIDHEKILKVNDAFKKIFGDSSERVSAQQEALFMPLLHAQNHETIKIYLWERHFFFTINTKPLFQNKRLITLTDVSSFNEQLQMLQKKAMLDPLTSLLNRNGFFDRLQQPLSEEKAGCIIFSDIDNFKKINDTYGHDIGDKVLQKVSRLIQSMLRSSDVVARFGGEEFVIWVDADVHKTLHIAEKIRQGIAETSIESLHVTCSFGVSVVENCAFEEAIKRADEAMYIAKKSGKNRVCLSTNRSE from the coding sequence GTGAAAAAAAAGGCTTTATGGCTGATTGTTTCTATTGCATTTCCTTTATTGGCGTTGCTTTTTATTTTTTTAGGTCAAAACATTGAAAAATACAACAATCTTGAGCAGATGTGGGCACGAAATGAAGCTTTCCGTGCTTTTTATATGCTAAAAGGGTTTTGGAATGAGAAGAAAGTAGACTTAAAAAATACAACCCAAAGTGCTTTTGATATTGTTATCAACCCTAGCCAAAGCCAAGAAGATCTCTTGTTAAAATTTGGCATTGACAAAGATTTGCTTGAAAAAACGCTTCAAAAAGAGCCATTTGCACTTCTAAACATCTCTAAAGACAATAGAAAATGGGCTATTTTTACAGTTATTGAATCGTTTGAAACACCACGTTATGGCGGTAAAATCTTTTTTGTTGATGAGGTGTTGGCAAAACGCTTTAGCGAATTTTTGCAAGGAAGCGTTCAGTTTGTTATCTTTGATTCGTCTTTGTCTTTACCTTCATCAATACTCTTTTTTGAGGACAAAGAGGAGCGTTATTTTATTCAAAAAATAGGTAGCTTTACGGATATTTATATCCCTTTTGCCCCTTCGCTCTACTTAAAAGTAACGTTTGATCGCGGTATTTTTTCTTTTATGAAAGAAGATTTGTATAAAAGTATGTTCTATTTCATCTTTATTTTGGGGACTATTCTTATTCTTTTTTATATTCTTCTTGATCGTTTAGTGCTATCTCACATCAGATATATCTCAAATCAGATCCAAACCATCAAGTCCAGCCCCAATGATTTGAGTTTAAGGATTACATGTAAAAGCAAAGATGAACTTGGAAAAATGGTTCTTTGGATCAATGAGATGCTTTGTGAGATTGAAACATCTCAGAGAAAAGCGTTAGGTGACAAGGAGGTGTTATTGGAAGAGGAGCGAAATTTTTTACAAACGATTATCGACTCTTGGCAACATGCGCTTTTGGTCATTGATCATGAAAAAATTCTCAAAGTCAACGATGCTTTTAAAAAAATATTTGGCGATTCATCGGAGCGTGTTAGTGCTCAACAAGAAGCTTTATTTATGCCTTTGCTGCATGCTCAAAATCATGAAACCATTAAAATTTATCTTTGGGAGCGCCATTTCTTCTTTACCATCAATACCAAACCTCTCTTTCAAAATAAACGACTCATTACGCTGACCGATGTTTCAAGTTTTAACGAACAACTGCAAATGCTTCAAAAAAAAGCAATGTTGGATCCGCTGACATCTCTTCTGAATCGAAATGGTTTTTTTGATCGTTTACAACAGCCACTAAGTGAAGAAAAAGCAGGATGTATTATCTTTTCGGATATTGATAATTTTAAAAAAATTAACGATACCTATGGACATGATATCGGCGATAAGGTGTTGCAAAAGGTAAGTCGCTTAATTCAAAGTATGCTTCGAAGCAGCGACGTGGTGGCTCGTTTTGGAGGAGAAGAGTTTGTGATATGGGTTGACGCTGATGTCCACAAGACGCTTCACATTGCTGAAAAAATACGTCAAGGTATTGCCGAAACAAGCATAGAATCTTTACATGTAACATGCAGTTTTGGCGTGAGTGTTGTTGAAAATTGTGCTTTTGAAGAGGCCATCAAACGAGCAGATGAAGCGATGTACATAGCAAAAAAGAGTGGAAAAAACCGCGTCTGTTTAAGTACCAACAGATCAGAATGA
- the exbB gene encoding TonB-system energizer ExbB, translated as MENIKLAVDYGALGILLLMSILVVGYAIERFAFFKALHVKSYESKNRLERDVSKNLTIISLIGSNAPYVGLLGTVGGIMVVFYEIGISGGALDTSKVIVGLALALKVTAAGLIVAIPSTMIYGAFLRKVDVAVSEWEDESIKKS; from the coding sequence ATGGAAAATATAAAACTTGCCGTGGATTACGGTGCATTAGGAATTTTGCTCTTGATGAGCATTTTAGTTGTAGGTTATGCGATTGAACGCTTTGCGTTTTTTAAAGCGTTACATGTAAAGAGTTATGAGAGTAAAAACAGGCTTGAACGCGATGTTTCTAAAAACTTAACGATCATCTCTTTGATCGGCTCAAATGCTCCTTATGTGGGGCTTTTGGGAACCGTTGGTGGTATTATGGTGGTCTTTTACGAGATCGGCATCAGTGGAGGTGCTCTTGATACGTCTAAGGTTATCGTAGGCTTGGCATTGGCGCTTAAAGTGACCGCGGCAGGGTTGATCGTAGCGATCCCTTCGACGATGATTTACGGTGCGTTTTTGCGTAAAGTCGATGTAGCTGTCAGTGAGTGGGAAGATGAGAGCATTAAAAAGAGTTGA
- a CDS encoding biopolymer transporter ExbD — protein MRALKRVEGINVVPLIDIMLVLLTIVLTVSSFIALGKIEITLPQASQFTKVEPKFYEIGITADHQFFINGEFTSRDALVTKFETLTKEDSVAISADKMAAYEDFIYVIDLLKQKEIEKIGMVVTKNE, from the coding sequence ATGAGAGCATTAAAAAGAGTTGAGGGGATCAATGTCGTCCCACTCATCGACATTATGCTGGTTCTGCTCACCATTGTTCTAACCGTCTCCTCGTTTATTGCCCTTGGTAAAATTGAGATAACGCTTCCACAAGCAAGTCAATTCACGAAAGTTGAGCCTAAATTTTACGAAATTGGCATTACGGCGGATCATCAGTTTTTCATCAACGGTGAGTTTACCAGTAGGGATGCTTTAGTGACGAAGTTTGAAACACTTACCAAAGAAGACTCTGTTGCTATTAGTGCCGATAAAATGGCTGCTTATGAAGATTTTATCTATGTGATTGATCTTTTAAAACAAAAAGAGATCGAGAAAATTGGTATGGTTGTCACTAAAAATGAGTAA
- a CDS encoding PepSY domain-containing protein: MVWLKRQSRKWHMWLGVVFAIPLCVVALTTLFMAHDKAIPLEHLHVKTSFFPGYEDEKYTKAELRAYLDDGKGTLYLGYKQGLQIIRKGEKEVVAFFANHDIRKLILFRDRVVIGSRNGLFIQENEGFFNALKETIWDISIVNNELFVVSKNGLFHSKDLKEWEKITTPQTEMAVDTVSLKKLTMDLHTGKALFGEKRMWIWQDILALCLLFFIFTGVYLWYTKKRQKTRVSRSELC; this comes from the coding sequence ATGGTATGGCTGAAAAGACAGAGTCGTAAATGGCATATGTGGTTGGGAGTTGTTTTTGCCATTCCTCTTTGTGTGGTTGCTCTAACAACACTTTTTATGGCACATGATAAAGCGATACCCTTGGAACATTTACATGTAAAAACATCTTTTTTCCCTGGATATGAAGACGAAAAATACACAAAAGCTGAACTTCGAGCCTATTTGGATGATGGTAAAGGGACTCTTTATTTGGGATACAAACAAGGTCTTCAGATCATACGCAAGGGTGAAAAAGAGGTGGTTGCTTTTTTTGCAAATCACGATATTCGCAAACTAATTCTTTTTCGTGATCGTGTCGTTATTGGATCGAGAAATGGGCTTTTTATACAAGAGAATGAGGGCTTTTTCAATGCCCTTAAAGAGACTATCTGGGATATTTCGATCGTTAATAATGAACTATTTGTTGTCAGTAAAAATGGACTTTTTCACTCAAAAGATCTTAAAGAGTGGGAAAAAATAACCACTCCCCAAACCGAAATGGCAGTCGATACGGTTTCACTTAAAAAACTTACGATGGATTTGCATACAGGGAAAGCACTTTTTGGTGAGAAACGAATGTGGATATGGCAAGATATTTTAGCCCTTTGCCTTCTTTTTTTTATCTTCACAGGCGTTTATCTTTGGTATACCAAAAAACGTCAAAAGACCCGTGTATCAAGGAGTGAGCTATGTTAG
- a CDS encoding energy transducer TonB, which translates to MLARERIKSVNREVSGLCLSFVLHGVVIGFYLLFLHQKPLEIIQGKTVVLEISNIERMAPKPSVPTPPTPVQEVKKVEPVKPIEKIKPLPKPMVKKEVLIPEPTREEVVTASEPVSAVQPNIAHEVSPITPTSTSAEPYEKTDFEIIRDKVLARLIYPSIARRMGWNGVVHVALLIDTDGRLVSATLHQSSGRSMLDDAALEAALKLRGDQLPKPKSLSTVILPIAFKLK; encoded by the coding sequence ATGTTAGCAAGAGAGCGTATTAAAAGCGTAAATCGTGAAGTAAGTGGGCTTTGTCTCTCTTTTGTACTTCACGGGGTGGTTATTGGGTTTTACCTTCTTTTTTTGCATCAAAAACCTCTTGAAATCATACAGGGAAAAACCGTGGTTTTGGAAATCTCAAACATTGAGCGCATGGCGCCAAAGCCATCTGTTCCCACACCTCCAACGCCTGTGCAAGAGGTAAAAAAAGTTGAGCCTGTAAAACCCATTGAAAAAATAAAACCTCTGCCAAAACCGATGGTGAAAAAAGAGGTGCTCATTCCTGAGCCGACACGCGAAGAGGTCGTAACTGCTTCAGAGCCTGTGAGCGCAGTACAACCGAACATTGCGCACGAAGTTTCCCCTATCACACCTACTTCTACGAGTGCTGAGCCGTATGAAAAAACCGACTTTGAGATCATTCGCGATAAAGTCCTAGCGCGTCTGATTTACCCAAGCATAGCGCGTCGCATGGGCTGGAATGGCGTGGTTCATGTAGCTCTGTTGATTGACACCGATGGAAGGTTGGTGAGTGCAACACTTCATCAAAGCTCAGGGCGATCTATGCTGGATGATGCCGCTTTGGAAGCCGCATTGAAGTTAAGAGGCGACCAACTTCCAAAGCCCAAAAGCTTGAGTACGGTTATCTTGCCGATAGCATTTAAGCTCAAATAA
- a CDS encoding RNA polymerase sigma factor has translation MFERYYKELVGYFSRTLGDTEQAKDVVQETYLRISAMGERADAVLEPRAFLYQTAKRIIIDEWRKNRHFHPMAFHEAEQVSTEHEEPLEHLLSSNRMKSLHHTINALPPRCQEAFRLHKFDGYSHKEIAEMMGISKNAVEKHIIKALIACKQSVDAMQKEDV, from the coding sequence ATGTTTGAACGCTACTATAAAGAATTGGTGGGCTATTTTAGCCGAACACTGGGTGATACTGAGCAAGCGAAAGATGTGGTGCAAGAGACCTATCTTCGCATCAGTGCCATGGGAGAGCGTGCTGATGCTGTACTTGAACCTCGTGCTTTTTTGTACCAAACGGCTAAACGCATCATCATTGATGAGTGGCGCAAAAACAGACATTTTCACCCTATGGCATTTCATGAGGCAGAACAGGTAAGCACTGAACATGAAGAACCCCTTGAGCATCTCCTCTCCTCCAATCGCATGAAAAGCTTACACCATACGATTAACGCTTTGCCTCCTCGTTGTCAAGAAGCTTTTAGACTTCATAAGTTTGATGGCTACTCGCACAAAGAGATTGCGGAGATGATGGGTATTAGTAAAAATGCGGTTGAAAAACATATTATTAAAGCACTCATAGCATGCAAACAAAGTGTCGATGCAATGCAGAAGGAGGATGTATGA
- a CDS encoding FecR family protein codes for MSQAWVDEMAALWFVKAQDGMSASEKNTFEKWLHVNPAHQKAYTQFEALWHELDGLAPSQNRACPQKRVKPWWGYAGVAAIAFFAIGILQWNAFSTRLELAQNLVTPVGAMREYTLSDGTKLFLDTDSNVSVEYYAHKRLVKLHQGQIALHVSKDTTRPLFVDAYNVQVRVTGTIFEVRHVEDEVRVSVEEGSVDVSSKRSHDGEFIKRASLYAKDQIILDERGFVLSTLKLQNDAIAPWRNGRLVFDKTPLEDVLFEFERYGAKPAFIASSQLALMPLSGSFEIERFGSFLELLPKVLPVKVTQDLHSIAIEKL; via the coding sequence ATGAGTCAAGCGTGGGTAGATGAAATGGCAGCGCTTTGGTTTGTCAAGGCACAAGATGGAATGAGTGCTTCGGAGAAAAATACATTTGAAAAATGGTTACATGTAAATCCCGCGCACCAAAAAGCCTATACTCAATTTGAAGCGTTATGGCATGAATTGGATGGGCTTGCTCCCAGCCAAAATAGAGCCTGTCCACAAAAGCGTGTTAAGCCTTGGTGGGGTTATGCTGGTGTTGCCGCCATTGCTTTTTTTGCCATAGGTATTTTACAATGGAATGCATTCTCAACGCGTCTTGAACTAGCGCAAAATCTTGTAACACCTGTAGGGGCAATGCGAGAGTATACCCTGAGTGATGGAACAAAACTGTTTCTTGATACCGACAGCAACGTGAGTGTTGAGTACTATGCACACAAGCGTTTGGTCAAACTTCATCAAGGTCAAATAGCGTTACATGTAAGCAAAGATACAACACGACCTCTTTTTGTGGATGCCTACAATGTTCAAGTTCGTGTAACCGGAACGATCTTTGAAGTACGTCATGTGGAAGATGAAGTGCGTGTCAGTGTGGAAGAGGGCAGTGTCGATGTCTCATCCAAACGCTCGCATGATGGCGAATTCATTAAACGAGCATCGTTATATGCCAAAGATCAGATAATCTTAGATGAACGAGGTTTTGTTCTCTCCACGCTCAAATTGCAAAATGACGCTATAGCTCCGTGGCGAAATGGACGTTTGGTTTTTGATAAAACACCGCTAGAAGATGTTTTGTTTGAATTTGAACGCTATGGCGCAAAACCAGCTTTTATTGCCTCTTCACAGCTTGCACTCATGCCACTCTCTGGTAGTTTTGAGATTGAGCGCTTTGGTAGCTTCTTAGAGTTATTGCCTAAAGTATTGCCTGTTAAAGTCACACAGGATCTTCATTCTATTGCGATTGAGAAACTGTAA